One region of Etheostoma cragini isolate CJK2018 chromosome 16, CSU_Ecrag_1.0, whole genome shotgun sequence genomic DNA includes:
- the sec16a gene encoding protein transport protein Sec16A isoform X2 translates to MQPPPRTGPPGASCPPPSGPNMFRRTRPHKHTTAATATIPPATQPMMDPFSFVRAPPPMATSGLPTIPNSNPPPMQAPPNTMYSQAGSGLPPQPQTLEDVPAAPPGLPPSSLPGVTLFNPHSTASPGVYPVPGPAAYASSHSEQGYFNSTEPTSSVATESPPVASAPAPGQALFNQEFQGQPPPQPVPFQPVPPTTSYSQWAPDNRSRPPSVQNYFQPTSDPLPQPFNLPPHPQMYSSHTPSPHHNTPTPPTQPGHPQIQAPLPPQNPENAPSSQWPDQNAPQQHNSHFQTQSYFSQSSAPQDAWFNIPPQDSGYHQMGAGLAHPQPRPDSAGSHHLSNTGPGPNSAPAPVSVSYSQESGTLSMFFKDNDVENEETLAGERTKAMNGIPGSLQHHSNPQAHVGNADVPLEYQGPSLQDHSHLPYMNDSNHAPQESIQKPPNSRYDHVENLECVPNQEVLPSEIHGSPAATAAPGVDQFETGPNLETPDSIPRPIRSASVSSNYSNMSHGSGSGPRRHQGVVGTFIQQESPRLTDDANLPAAAGGYFEQIDTSPAGDMGAQKSSLEQMWPPTPSPPKPTGIFQASANSSFEPVRSHGVGVRPAEVDRAKVVAEGGADSTPGNLEQPPDNMENIFASGHPLPTEAGGGVPHLPHPVVHTHSRPSSRAFGASRPCESPATTLWAQHDPTSLGANILLAPAAPTVLAPLREPSADVIQPPEDGPLDLQPSQRIQPISQQHSENLENPPKVSEPEPIDLQGNLGYASLLVSDSLHQPVLIAPPVSNYSVIPHSAPAQPPSQSSLKETTPPVRLLAQGHGASTSQSPSVTSNQNPVFAPGPISFSPTASNQGPLNLTRENTEPATSAITAPPQSQAVRPPLSMGQSLGGDSHSALQVNSQASLVTAPLSNHNQPSNYELLDFSMHQSQAQIHAPGHPSSLHESSQSSNGFYLQVTKDAQQGVRARGNIPVQTLVSSSTPQVPPAPSQAAANIQPPQAEPPKTSDSQNSLPGQNYASPVPVSGTQPSRDQYPPPALRPAAGSALPPAAYPQGPQGPVPPGASQPAPAEPPRPPSSAGSQQGYGPPPPVPGQMYSGYYGNYGEYPDGRAPYPPGQYPPPPGDPRAQQYYQDGPYRGRADPWYGRYEGQAPAYRDPNYQYREPQPERPSSRTSQYSDRPSSRQGYPDDYHRANQSAYNEYYADYAKHYDYPGYNYGQYDPRYRGYFDQSYWANYDYYNQQAYPARKEGYDDQWRYYPGYDASFDDDFRRRGETYADDFDRRSVHSEQSAHSVHSSQSHNSRRSSFSSRSQQSQVYRSQPDLVSAVYDTTSSTLAVDYSYGQYPNPTDATQNYSQYLYPSEYNADSTWIAPDQPPPRPATPEKFTIPHRCARFGPCGHLIQVLPNLPSAGQPALVDIHNMETMLQDTPEQAELRAFPGPLIKEETHKVDVIKFSQNKALECSRDSNLLDKDSARLLWEFIMLLCRQNGTVVGTDIADLLLKEHRSVWLPGKSPNEANLIDFNNEPLARAEEEPGAGPLSLLSDTFMTVPENLGKETERFRELLLFGRKKDALEAAMKGGLWGHALLLASKMDNRTHARVMTRFANSLPINDPLQTVYQLMSGRMPASATCCGEEKWGDWRPHLAMVLSNLTHTLDLDTRTITTMGDTLASKGLIDAAHFCYLMSQVGLGVYTKKSTKMVLIGSNHSLPFYQCATNEAIQRTEAYEYAQSLGSHPCSLPNFQVFKLIYACRLAEVGLSAQAFHYCEVISKNVLMQPSHYSPIFISQIIQMSEKLKFFDPQLKEKPEQELFNEPEWLTHLRQLDGQIRTGVITYNEDRATPSQFDCSSPSSDLDQPRSPEPYSMPVELDGPTPDNPLMSSLLPGPPPQGVQLMPPAPTSILQDGMAPSQPLSSIDVPQFYPVPPSGPPGQMPIYPPQDPGFAPPSFQHEQTEMYPGAHQQPCPPPSQVGQMSPQMPPPQGPHSPVKLNYPPPQMPQHMPQHMPPSPGHMPFGEPVFHAPPEMHPAQPISSSPPRNSFTPQLDLYDQMAIMGPGRRTRTASQSSMNMASGRRSRTTSESSTHSGGRERSNSAVKQASPPPPSIPEQPCIEENKKVKKDSPKKGGGGGGGVGGWITRIWKGKNEAHLPDDKNKSIVWDEKKQRWVDLNEPEEESKPVPPPPPGFPKMPQMPGPGGPAPPPGSGPPVNMFSRRAGTKGRYVDVLNPSRMAKPSGSAPAPADIFAPLAPMPMTGNLFVPSSAPADQQPLEASEGGDQKQNSPNTSAAPQMFNPTLPPAPEGAPVADGSHSGELSRSSSMSSLSREVSQHLNQVPLAGPQMVHSHPCLQPTARAQHITSSMLHQLHLKLRRPSNPDTCLLTFPLSPALLTLLCICNEQPNPANAQQIKMNQSCSDYKEVSYF, encoded by the exons ATGCAGCCCCCTCCTCGGACTGGACCTCCTGGTGCCTCATGCCCACCTCCTTCTGGGCCCAATATGTTCCGCAGGACCAGGCCTCACAAGCATACAACAGCAGCTACTGCCACAATCCCACCAGCTACTCAACCCATGATGGACCCTTTTTCGTTTGTTAGAGCTCCTCCCCCTATGGCTACAAGTGGTCTCCCAACAATACCAAACAGCAACCCACCACCAATGCAAGCCCCACCTAACACCATGTACTCTCAAGCTGGCTCAGGGCTGCCTCCACAACCACAGACACTGGAAGATGTCCCAGCTGCTCCCCCTGGTCTCCCACCATCCTCTCTACCAGGGGTGACATTGTTCAACCCTCACAGTACAGCATCCCCCGGTGTTTACCCAGTACCTGGTCCGGCAGCATATGCATCCTCACATAGTGAAcagggctattttaattccacaGAACCGACCTCATCCGTGGCCACAGAATCACCACCTGTGGCCTCAGCCCCAGCACCGGGTCAGGCACTGTTTAACCAGGAATTTCAAGGACagcctcctcctcagcctgtgCCCTTCCAGCCTGTGCCTCCCACCACCTCCTATTCTCAGTGGGCCCCTGATAACAGAAGTCGCCCTCCATCAGTTCAGAACTATTTCCAGCCTACTAGTGACCCTCTGCCACAGCCTTTTAATTTACCTCCGCACCCCCAGATGTACTCCTCCCATACCCCATCACCCCATCAcaacacccccacccctccaacACAACCTGGACATCCCCAGATTCaagctcctcttcctccccagAACCCTGAAAATGCCCCGAGTTCTCAATGGCCTGACCAAAACGCACCCCAGCAGCATAATTCCCACTTCCAAACTCAGAGCTACTTCAGTCAGAGCTCTGCCCCCCAGGACGCATGGTTCAACATACCTCCACAAGACTCAGGCTACCACCAAATGGGGGCTGGCCTGGCCCATCCTCAGCCCCGGCCTGACTCTGCTGGATCTCACCACTTGTCCAACACAGGGCCTGGGCCAAATTCTGCCCCTGCCCCAGTCTCGGTATCATACTCTCAGGAGTCTGGTACGCTCTCAATGTTCTTCAAAGACAATGATGTGGAAAATGAAGAAACACTGGCTGGAGAGAGAACTAAAGCAATGAATGGTATTCCTGGATCCTTGCAGCATCACAGCAACCCACAAGCCCACGTTGGCAATGCAGATGTTCCTTTGGAATACCAAGGACCTTCTCTGCAAGATCATTCACACCTACCATACATGAATGATAGCAACCATGCACCACAGGAAAGTATCCAGAAACCCCCTAATTCCCGGTATGACCATGTAGAGAATTTGGAGTGTGTCCCGAACCAGGAAGTATTACCCAGTGAAATCCATGGCAGCCCTGCTGCTACTGCAGCCCCTGGAGTAGACCAGTTTGAAACTGGACCTAACCTGGAGACTCCAGATTCTATTCCAAGACCAATTAGATCGGCCAGTGTGTCCTCCAACTATAGTAATATGAGCCATGGAAGTGGAAGTGGCCCTCGTCGGCATCAGGGAGTAGTAGGCACTTTTATTCAGCAGGAAAGTCCACGTCTCACTGATGATGCTAACCTGCCTGCTGCCGCTGGAGGCTACTTTGAGCAAATTGACACTTCTCCAGCTGGAGATATGGGTGCGCAGAAGAGCTCCCTGGAGCAAATGTGGCCTCCCACACCTAGTCCTCCCAAACCAACTGGTATCTTTCAGGCCAGCGCTAACAGCTCTTTTGAGCCTGTGCGCTCACATGGGGTTGGGGTGCGTCCTGCTGAAGTTGATAGGGCTAAAGTGGTAGCAGAAGGGGGTGCAGATTCTACACCAGGCAACCTAGAGCAGCCACCAGATAACATGGAAAATATTTTTGCCTCAGGACACCCCCTGCCTACCGAGGCTGGAGGTGGTGTTCCTCATCTGCCACACCCAGTGGTTCATACTCACTCTCGACCTTCATCCCGTGCTTTTGGGGCCAGTCGGCCCTGTGAGAGTCCGGCCACTACTCTGTGGGCTCAGCATGATCCTACGAGCTTGGGCGCCAACATCCTCCTAGCCCCTGCTGCCCCGACAGTTCTTGCTCCTTTACGAGAGCCCAGTGCTGATGTCATCCAGCCTCCAGAGGATGGCCCACTGGACCTGCAGCCCTCCCAGAGAATCCAGCCAATTTCACAGCAACACTCAGAGAACCTAGAGAACCCACCAAAGGTGAGTGAGCCAGAGCCAATTGACCTGCAAGGCAACCTGGGCTATGCATCTCTCCTTGTGTCCGACTCACTCCACCAGCCTGTTTTAATTGCCCCACCAGTATCCAATTACAGTGTGATTCCCCACAGTGCCCCTGCTCAACCACCCAGTCAAAGTAGTCTTAAGGAAACTACCCCCCCTGTAAGACTACTCGCACAAGGACATGGTGCCAGTACGTCCCAATCACCTTCAGTAACCTCAAATCAGAATCCAGTGTTTGCTCCTGGACCTATAAGCTTCAGTCCTACAGCCTCTAACCAGGGCCCGCTCAATCTGACCCGAGAAAACACAGAACCGGCAACATCAGCAATCACAGCTCCACCACAGTCTCAGGCAGTCCGCCCTCCTCTTTCAATGGGCCAATCACTGGGTGGAGACAGCCACTCTGCTCTCCAAGTTAATTCACAAGCTTCTCTCGTGACTGCTCCTCTCTCTAATCATAACCAACCATCCAATTATGAACTGCTTGATTTTTCTATGCACCAATCACAAGCTCAAATCCATGCACCTGGCCATCCTTCCTCTCTACATGAGTCTTCACAGTCTAGTAATGGATTTTACCTACAGGTCACCAAAGATGCTCAGCAGGGGGTAAGAGCGAGAGGGAATATCCCTGTCCAGACCCTGGTCTCTTCATCTACCCCACAGGTACCACCAGCACCCTCCCAAGCAGCTGCAAACATTCAGCCGCCACAAGCTGAACCTCCCAAGACATCAGATTCTCAGAATTCACTGCCGGGACAAAATTATGCTTCTCCTGTTCCGGTGAGTGGAACACAACCTTCCCGTGACCAGTATCCACCTCCAGCACTGAGGCCTGCTGCAGGGAGTGCTCTTCCTCCTGCTGCATACCCTCAAGGGCCTCAAGGACCAGTTCCTCCGGGAGCTTCCCAGCCAGCTCCTGCAGAGCCACCTCGACCACCCTCTTCTGCAGGCAGCCAGCAAGGATATGGGCCCCCTCCTCCGGTGCCAGGGCAGATGTATAGTGGCTATTATGGTAATTATGGAGAATACCCAGATGGCAGAGCACCTTATCCTCCTGGCCAGTACCCACCTCCACCTGGGGACCCTAGAGCACAGCAATATTATCAA GATGGTCCATACAGGGGCAGAGCAGATCCTTGGTATGGCAGATATGAAGGACAGGCCCCAGCGTATCGTGATCCAAACTACCAGTACAGAGAGCCTCAGCCAGAACGACCCAGCTCCAGGACTAGTCAGTACTCTGACAGGCCCTCATCCAG GCAAGGCTATCCTGATGATTACCACAGAGCAAACCAAAGTGCCTATAATGAATATTATGCAGATTACGCCAAGCACTATGATTATCCAG GATATAACTATGGACAGTATGACCCGCGGTACAGAGGATACTTTGATCAATCCTACTGGGCTAATTATGACTACTATAATCAACAGGCGTATCCTGCCAg GAAAGAGGGCTATGATGATCAGTGGCGGTACTATCCTGGTTATGATGCCAGTTTTGATGATGATTTCCGTCGACGTGGAGAGACGTACGCTGATGATTTTGACCGACGCAGTGTCCACAGTGAGCAGTCAGCACATAGTGTGCACAGCTCTCAAAGCCACAACAGCAGGCGAAGCAGCTTCAGCTCACGGTCACAACAG AGCCAGGTATACCGAAGCCAGCCTGACTTAGTATCAGCAGTCTATGACACCACATCATCCACTTTGGCTGTGGACTACTCCTATGGACAGTACCCAAATCCGACTGATGCTACCCAGAACTACAGCCAGTACCTCTATCCCTCGGAGTACAACGCAGACAGCACCTGGATCGCCCCTGATCAAC CGCCTCCTCGTCCTGCAACACCAGAGAAGTTCACCATACCCCATCGTTGTGCACGCTTTGGACCTTGTGGTCATCTGATTCAAGTTCTTCCCAATCTCCCCTCAGCTGGACAGCCTGCTCTTGTTGATATCCACAACATGGag ACCATGCTGCAGGATACCCCAGAACAAGCAGAACTACGAGCTTTCCCTGGACCTCTTATCAA AGAGGAGACCCATAAGGTGGACGTGATAAAGTTCTCCCAGAACAAAGCGCTTGAGTGTTCTCGTGACAGCAACCTCTTGGACAAGGACTCTGCCCGTCTGCTCTGGGAATTCATTATGCTGCTCTGTAGACAGAACGGG ACTGTGGTTGGCACGGACATCGCTGACCTCTTGCTGAAGGAGCATCGCTCTGTCTGGCTACCGGGAAAAAGTCCTAATGAAGCCAACTTAATTGATTTTAATAATGAACCGCTGGCACGAGCTGAAGAAGAGCCAGGAGCTGGACCACTGTCCCTCCTATCTGACACCTTCATGACTGTCCCAGAGAACCTTGGCAAGGAAACGGAACGCTTTAGGGAGCTGCTACTGTTTGGCCGCAAGAAG gaTGCGCTAGAAGCAGCTATGAAGGGAGGTCTCTGGGGCCACGCCCTGCTGTTGGCCAGTAAGATGGACAACAGGACACATGCACGTGTCATGACAAG GTTTGCCAACAGTTTGCCTATCAATGACCCTCTCcagactgtgtaccagctgatgTCTGGGAGGATGCCTGCATCAGCCACT TGCTGCGGCGAGGAGAAGTGGGGTGACTGGCGTCCTCACTTGGCCATGGTGCTGTCtaacctcacacacactctggacCTGGATACTCGCACAATCACCACCATGGGTGACACTCTCG CTTCCAAGGGGCTGATTGATGCTGCACATTTCTGCTACCTGATGTCCCAAGTTGGTCTGGGAGTGTACACAAAGAAGAGTACCAAGATGGTTCTGATTGGCTCCAACCATAG TTTGCCATTTTACCAATGTGCAACAAATGAAGCTATCCAGAGGACTGAGGCCTATGAATATGCCCAATCTCTCGGCTCCCACCCATGCTCACTACCCAATTTCCAG GTGTTCAAGTTGATCTATGCATGCCGTTTGGCTGAAGTAGGCCTCAGTGCTCAGGCCTTCCACTACTGTGAAGTTATTTCTAAGAATGTCCTCATGCAGCCATCCCATTACTCTCCTATTTTCATAAGCCAAATCATACAG ATGTCGGAAAAGCTGAAATTCTTCGATCCACAACTGAAGGAGAAGCCAGAGCAGGAGTTGTTTAATGAGCCTGAATGGCTGACCCACCTCAGACAGCTGGATGGACAGATAAGG actggTGTGATTACATACAATGAAGACAGAGCAACTCCTTCACAGTTTGACTGCAGCAGCCCCAGCTCTGACTTGGACCAGCCCAGATCACCTGAACCTTACAGCATGCCTGTGGAGTTGGATGGTCCCACCCCTGACAACCCACTGATGAGCTCATTACTGCCTGGGCCTCCGCCGCAGGGAGTACAGCTGATGCCTccag CTCCCACCTCTATCCTCCAAGATGGGATGGCCCCTTCTCAGCCTTTAAGCTCCATTGATGTGCCCCAGTTCTACCCAGTACCCCCCAGTGGACCACCAGGCCAGATGCCCATCTACCCTCCTCAGGATCCTGGCTTTGCCCCTCCTTCCTTCCAACATGAGCAGACTGAGATGTACCCAGGAGCCCATCAGCAGCCGTGTCCCCCACCTTCCCAAGTGGGTCAAATGTCACCACAAATGCCCCCTCCTCAGGGGCCACATTCACCTGTGAAGTTGAACTACCCACCACCCCAGATGCCCCAGCACATGCCCCAGCACATGCCCCCTTCTCCCGGCCACATGCCATTTGGAGAGCCCGTGTTCCACGCTCCACCAGAGATGCACCCTGCTCAACCAATATCATCCTCCCCACCCAGGAACTCCTTCACACCACAGCTGGACTTGTATGACCAAATGGCTATTATG GGTCCTGGGAGGAGAACAAGGACTGCTTCGCAATCGTCAATGAAtatg GCTTCAGGACGTCGCTCTCGCACCACCTCTGAATCCTCCACTCACTCTGGCGGAAGAGAGAGGAGCAATTCGGCTGTCAAGCAGgcctctccacctccaccttcAATTCCTGAACAGCCCTGCATagaagagaacaaaaaagtcaagaaagACTCCCCGAAAAAG ggtggtggtggtggtggaggagttGGTGGCTGGATAACGCGGATCTGGAAGGGGAAGAATGAGGCTCACTTGCCggatgacaaaaacaaatct attGTGTGGGATGAAAAGAAGCAGAGATGGGTTGACTTGAACGAGCCTGAAGAAGAG AGTAAGCCCgttccaccacctcctcctggTTTCCCCAAGATGCCCCAGATGCCTGGCCCTGGAGGGCCTGCTCCACCCCCGGGTAGTGGTCCTCCTGTCAACATGTTCTCCAGGAGGGCAG GCACAAAGGGCAGATATGTGGATGTTCTGAACCCCAGTAGAATGGCTAAACCGAGCGGGTCAGCCCCTGCTCCTGCAGACATCTTCGCTCCTTTGGCACCAATGCCCATGACCGGTAACCTATTTGTGCCTAGTTCAG CTCCTGCTGATCAACAACCTTTAGAGGCCAGCGAAGGAGGAGATCAGAAGCAGAATTCACCAAATACCAGCGCTGCTCCAC